The nucleotide sequence GTCTCGCCAAATGCCAAGCTTGTCATACTGCTAGGGGCTGAGAAGTTAAGCAAGCCTCAGAGGCTATCTATGTCCCAACCTGGTGAGGAAGCATGCTGGGATccattagtgatgtctgccacgTGTTTGGAGGAGGAATGGCAGCATGAGTGTCATGTGTCTGCCATCACTGCCCTTTAGGAATTCCCTGCTCTAGCTAAAGAATGCCTGCCTCATCCTCTGTTTATTCTGAACTTGCTCAACCTTCAGGCCAACCTGAGCAGCATCTGTCTCCAGCCTTCCGTgatggccctgggccctggggtctCTCCTCCTGAACTTCCAGATCTCTGAGGGTCAGCGGCACTCCACGGGCACTGACCACCCAGGCACCCGGCCTCACAACAGTTGTCACACCGACACCTTGCATTGGCTGCTATACTTCAAGAGGAACCAGCGCTCCCCGAAGGCCTGCACTATGTGGCTGATATTGTCAGGCACCAGTCTCTTCTGGTTCATCCCCAACTGCCCTGGCACATGAGTGCTATTAGCCCCTACttttcagagaaggaaaccaaGTCCCCTAGGAACTAAGTGATTCAaccaaggccacacagtgagtAAGAAACAGAGCCGGACTCGAGCTGGACGGTGGCCTTCAAGGCGATGGCACAGTCTGTTCACTGTTAGGCCGCGTTCAAGGCCCACACAGATAAATAATTTCTCACAGGCTGAGATCAACCTCACACATTTCTGTAGCCCCTGCTGTGGCAcagagcacagggcctggcacacaacagaatatcaataaacacttatttatctatttataaatatttgcaaaagacaaatAGCACGGTGGTCAAGAGCGCTAGCTCTGGTACCAGATTCTAATTGTGGCTCAGACATTTATAACCTGGGACAAGTTagataacctctctgtgcctcggctTCCTAATCTGTCAAATGGGCACAAAATCCTACCCACTTGATAGGGCCGTTGTAAGAATGAATGAGCTAATGTAAACTGCTTAGAATAATGCTAGCACAGAATACATAAGCATCGTCATTGCTGCTGTTGGCTGATGGATTTCTAGTATGGCTGGGCCTGGACCATATCTCAATTGCAACTCTATTTCTCCAGCTACTACCTCAGTGCTTTTAAATCCCAACATGCAATGGCGTGGGCTGGGCCACCCCTGCTCTGCTTTCTGGGGGGACCAGCAGCACCATGAAGCCTTAAGAACACAGTGTGTGGAGTCCTAAAGTCATGAGTTGCAGTGCAGGCTCTACGTTCTTGGTccctctgggccttagttttatCCTCTGTCAAAGGGTAGGAGGTTCACTGGGAGGCTTACCAAGGAGCAGGGATGGGACGGGTGACAGCTGGTTCCCTGCAGTCCATAGGCCTGCCCTCCCCCGCCACATGTAACCTACACTGCCACCCCCTCAGCCTCTCACCTTCCTGTGTCCTGTGAAGAAGAGGGAAAGGTGGTGCATGGAGCCACCGTTGCGGCCCAGTTCTTTCTTGAGGGTGCGGGGCGAGGGCATGGCCCAGGTGGCAGTGGTGCCCTCGCCGTCAGAGCAGTGCAAGGTGGTGTCCGAGGAGAAGCAGGGCCCGCGGGCCTCCTGCAGCAGGCTGCCCTCGCTGTGCGTCCGGCGCCGCAGCGAGTTCTGCACACGCAGTGAGAGGCCGCCCTCGGCCCCCTGGCCCGTCTCGATCATGCTGCTGCGCTTGGCCTCGCTGCGCTCTCCGTAGTTGTCATCACTTGtgtcctcatcctcatcctcgtCCCCTTCGTCCCCCTCCTCAGCATCTTCTGCATCCTCCTCATCTCCCGAGCTGCCCgcctctgccccttccttccGGCTGTAGGCACTGTCCAGCCGCACCTCGGGTATCACAAAGGTCGgcctggaggctgcaggggggTCCCCAGAGCTCACAGTCTCCTCTGTGAGGGCCTTGGCTGGCAGGGTGGTCTGGCTGGGAAGCGGATCCTGACAGGATGGGTCCTGGGCAGGGGGTTCCTGGGTGGCAGGGAGGTCTTTGCTAAGTAGGGGGTCCTGGTGAGGAGGGGGCTCTTGACTAGCAGGAAGATCCTGGCAGGGTGGGAGGTCTTGGGCTGGAGGGGGTTCCTGGCATGGTGGGGAGCCCTTGCTCGGCAGGGCTTCTTGGCCTGGAGGGAGCTCTTTGCTGGTAGCTGAGTCTTTGCTGGACAGTAGTTCTTGGCCAGGAGCGGGTTCCTGCCCAGAAGAGGAGTCCTTGCTGGGTGGAAGGTCTTGTCCTGGAGGAAGCCCCTGGCCAGGAGAGGGGTCCTTGCTGGGTGAGGGGTCCTCAGCACCtggccccttcccttcctccaagGGCATCACCCTCTTCTCATCCGCTTCTGTCTCAAACATctgggaaacaaaaagaaaacaaggaaggcTCAGAAGAGGAGGCTACAAGATGCCAGACACCATGCACGAGTCAGTGTCACAGAGGCTGGTACAAAATCGGCAGTGGCCTGAACCCTGCACTCCCACATCTGAAAACCCCTCTGGCTGAGCTGTGGAAGGGTCCACGCTTGTCTCCTTGCTTGAACTGCCTGCTCCATCAAAAACCCAGCTGGTCGTTTGCAGGAGATGAGGGAGAGGTAACCACCA is from Lemur catta isolate mLemCat1 chromosome 10, mLemCat1.pri, whole genome shotgun sequence and encodes:
- the RGS3 gene encoding regulator of G-protein signaling 3 isoform X4; protein product: MEERNPASLQSGGGRLDRMFETEADEKRVMPLEEGKGPGAEDPSPSKDPSPGQGLPPGQDLPPSKDSSSGQEPAPGQELLSSKDSATSKELPPGQEALPSKGSPPCQEPPPAQDLPPCQDLPASQEPPPHQDPLLSKDLPATQEPPAQDPSCQDPLPSQTTLPAKALTEETVSSGDPPAASRPTFVIPEVRLDSAYSRKEGAEAGSSGDEEDAEDAEEGDEGDEDEDEDTSDDNYGERSEAKRSSMIETGQGAEGGLSLRVQNSLRRRTHSEGSLLQEARGPCFSSDTTLHCSDGEGTTATWAMPSPRTLKKELGRNGGSMHHLSLFFTGHRKMSGADAVGDDDEASRKRKSKNLAKDMKNKLGIFRRRNESPGAPPGGKADKMMKSFKPTSEEALKWGESLEKLLLHKYGLAVFQAFLRTEFSEENLEFWLACEDFKKVKSQSKMAAKAKKIFAEYIAIQACKEVNLDSYTREHTKDNLQSVTRGCFDLAQKRIFGLMEKDSYPRFLRSDLYLDLINQKKMSPPL
- the RGS3 gene encoding regulator of G-protein signaling 3 isoform X5, which produces MFETEADEKRVMPLEEGKGPGAEDPSPSKDPSPGQGLPPGQDLPPSKDSSSGQEPAPGQELLSSKDSATSKELPPGQEALPSKGSPPCQEPPPAQDLPPCQDLPASQEPPPHQDPLLSKDLPATQEPPAQDPSCQDPLPSQTTLPAKALTEETVSSGDPPAASRPTFVIPEVRLDSAYSRKEGAEAGSSGDEEDAEDAEEGDEGDEDEDEDTSDDNYGERSEAKRSSMIETGQGAEGGLSLRVQNSLRRRTHSEGSLLQEARGPCFSSDTTLHCSDGEGTTATWAMPSPRTLKKELGRNGGSMHHLSLFFTGHRKMSGADAVGDDDEASRKRKSKNLAKDMKNKLGIFRRRNESPGAPPGGKADKMMKSFKPTSEEALKWGESLEKLLLHKYGLAVFQAFLRTEFSEENLEFWLACEDFKKVKSQSKMAAKAKKIFAEYIAIQACKEVNLDSYTREHTKDNLQSVTRGCFDLAQKRIFGLMEKDSYPRFLRSDLYLDLINQKKMSPPL